In the Ensifer adhaerens genome, one interval contains:
- a CDS encoding ABC transporter ATP-binding protein: MTFIATDKPIPDEIPILECRDLSISYFTRQGEVPAVVDFNLKLNARTAHGLVGESGCGKSTIALAIMQYLGRNGRIVKGQILFQGRDMLTMSPEELRRIRGADIAMVYQEPMASLNPSMRIGDQLSEVLTYHRNLSGSAAFSEVMEILQRVRLPDPQRILRSFPHQISGGQQQRVIIAMALLSNPKVLLLDEPTTALDVTIEAGIVELIREISERYGTTMLYVSHNLGLIRETCHELTVMYSGEAVEAGPVDAIFASPRHPYTSGLFNSIPIPGTDKFSRPLIAIPGQLPSPEARPAGCNFGPRCAFFVAGRCNADPIPMLKVPSAAPWLSRCIRLGELTGEPSGSARVERSRADIGAVAVEVDGLSKRYGHLRANEDITFTARSGETVAIVGESGCGKSTLAKIVMGLEEASSGTVRIGGRELGNVVVEKRPRDTIRNLQMVFQNPFDTLNPSHSVGAQIARVIRKFGAERDEAQIKAQVLRLLDLVKIPHHFATRRPHQLSGGQKQRIGIARAFAGKPAIVVADEPISALDVSVQAAVTELLMDIQQEIGTTLLFISHDLSVVRYLADRVVVMYVGKIVEQGSVDEVFAPPYHPYTEALLSAIPIADPSVSKRKVVLSGELPSPTNPPTGCPFSTRCPYSLGAVCRDKPPMVHEFTNSHRIVCHLPREELLAMEPMIVPASSAPPPEPQQLDTYDA, encoded by the coding sequence ATCTGAAGCTGAACGCTCGCACCGCCCACGGGCTTGTCGGCGAGTCGGGCTGCGGAAAGTCCACCATCGCGCTCGCCATCATGCAGTATCTCGGCCGAAACGGGCGGATCGTCAAAGGCCAGATCTTATTTCAGGGCCGCGACATGTTGACCATGTCGCCGGAAGAGCTGCGCCGCATACGCGGCGCCGACATCGCAATGGTCTATCAGGAGCCGATGGCCTCGCTGAACCCATCTATGCGGATCGGCGACCAATTGTCCGAGGTGCTCACCTATCACCGTAACCTCAGCGGCTCAGCCGCTTTCTCGGAAGTGATGGAAATACTGCAACGGGTCCGCCTGCCCGATCCGCAGCGCATACTGCGCTCGTTCCCGCACCAAATCTCCGGCGGACAACAGCAGCGCGTGATCATCGCGATGGCCCTTCTGTCGAATCCGAAGGTTCTACTACTCGATGAGCCGACTACCGCGCTCGACGTCACCATCGAGGCGGGCATTGTGGAGTTGATCCGCGAAATCTCGGAGCGTTATGGCACCACGATGCTTTACGTTTCGCACAACCTTGGCCTTATCCGCGAAACCTGTCACGAGCTTACCGTCATGTATTCCGGCGAGGCAGTCGAGGCTGGACCGGTTGACGCCATCTTCGCCTCGCCCCGTCATCCCTATACAAGTGGTCTTTTCAATTCCATCCCAATCCCAGGTACCGACAAGTTCAGTCGTCCCTTGATCGCGATCCCCGGCCAACTTCCCTCACCCGAGGCGCGACCAGCGGGATGTAATTTCGGGCCACGCTGCGCGTTTTTCGTCGCCGGCAGGTGCAATGCCGACCCGATCCCAATGTTGAAGGTTCCCTCCGCAGCGCCGTGGCTCTCTCGATGCATACGTCTCGGAGAGCTCACGGGGGAGCCAAGCGGTAGTGCCCGCGTCGAACGTTCTCGGGCTGACATTGGCGCTGTTGCCGTCGAGGTCGATGGACTGAGCAAGCGCTATGGGCATCTGCGTGCCAACGAAGACATCACCTTTACCGCGCGCTCAGGCGAGACGGTCGCGATCGTCGGAGAATCGGGCTGCGGCAAGTCAACACTCGCCAAGATCGTCATGGGATTAGAGGAGGCGTCTTCCGGCACGGTCCGCATCGGCGGCCGGGAACTCGGAAATGTCGTGGTGGAGAAGCGTCCCCGCGACACAATCCGCAATCTACAGATGGTTTTCCAGAATCCGTTTGATACGCTTAATCCCAGCCACAGCGTCGGCGCGCAGATCGCCCGTGTTATCCGCAAGTTCGGAGCTGAGCGCGACGAAGCGCAAATCAAGGCGCAGGTGTTGCGCCTGCTCGACCTCGTGAAGATACCCCACCATTTTGCCACGCGCCGCCCGCATCAACTCTCCGGCGGACAAAAACAACGCATCGGAATCGCCCGCGCCTTTGCGGGAAAGCCAGCTATCGTGGTCGCCGACGAACCGATCTCCGCGCTGGACGTGTCTGTGCAGGCAGCTGTCACCGAGCTTCTGATGGACATCCAACAGGAGATTGGCACAACATTGCTGTTTATCAGTCACGACCTTTCCGTCGTCCGTTATCTCGCAGACCGGGTAGTCGTCATGTATGTCGGCAAGATCGTCGAGCAAGGCTCGGTCGATGAAGTGTTCGCGCCGCCGTACCATCCGTATACAGAGGCTTTGCTCTCGGCCATCCCGATTGCCGACCCGAGTGTGTCAAAGCGCAAAGTCGTGCTTTCCGGGGAACTGCCATCACCTACCAATCCTCCGACGGGTTGTCCCTTTTCAACCCGATGCCCCTATTCGCTGGGCGCGGTCTGCCGCGACAAACCGCCGATGGTCCACGAATTCACGAACAGCCATCGCATTGTCTGCCACCTTCCCCGCGAGGAATTACTGGCGATGGAACCAATGATCGTTCCCGCGTCCTCGGCACCCCCACCTGAACCCCAACAACTGGATACGTATGATGCATGA